The nucleotide window GTTCGGCGCCCACGGCGCGAAAGTCGCCGTCGTCGGCCGCAACCTCGAAACGTCCGAAGCGGCGAAGCAGCGCATCGAAGCCGCAGGCGGCGCCGCGGCCGTGTTCCAAGCGGACGCGACGAACAAGGAAGATCTGCAGCGCGTTCTCGAAGAGATCGTCGCTTGGTCGGGCAGCGTGGACATCTTAATGAACTGCCCGGGCAAAAACAGCGCCACGCCGTTCTTCGACATTACCGAAGAAGAGTGGGACAGCATTATGGACGTTAACCTCAAGGGCGTCGTCCTTGCATGCCAAGTGTTCGGCAAGCGCATGATCGAGCAGGGCCGCGGCGGCAGCATCATCAACATTTCGTCCGTCTCATCTGGTCCGCCGCTGTCGCGCGTATTCACGTACTCCGCCTCGAAGGCGGGCGTCAACTCCGTGACGCAGTTCCTCGCGAGAGAATTCGCGCCGCACAACATCCGCGTCAACGGCATCATCCCGGGCTTCTTCCCGGCGGAGCAGAACAAGAAAATTTTGTCCGAAGAGCGCATTAAGAGCATC belongs to Paenibacillus sp. and includes:
- a CDS encoding SDR family oxidoreductase, translating into MNLFDLSGKTAVVIGGNSTLGSAMGEAFGAHGAKVAVVGRNLETSEAAKQRIEAAGGAAAVFQADATNKEDLQRVLEEIVAWSGSVDILMNCPGKNSATPFFDITEEEWDSIMDVNLKGVVLACQVFGKRMIEQGRGGSIINISSVSSGPPLSRVFTYSASKAGVNSVTQFLAREFAPHNIRVNGIIPGFFPAEQNKKILSEERIKSIMGHTPMNRFGTPEELQGAAVYLASEKASGFVTGTFLRVDGGFGAMTI